One segment of Streptomyces sp. NBC_01217 DNA contains the following:
- a CDS encoding helix-turn-helix domain-containing protein encodes MSSGPLDGSAAPKLPGAPSRRRRRPKPPPTAYNRSSGSTIELPAGHAAQVFPVGSSTGFIGEAFSMDSLEFMRWAAVRYDDDRFVLVVLFTLMGSQKPGGLIEATHEDVAADLGYSRPHISRVFNVLEADGALRKLQRGVYQLNPAASLRGGLREPRKGEKKRPKTGMGDRVEQLDLLREIMEDPDAPDAFRAMAAPGAKLEVRKESDGEGKATS; translated from the coding sequence ATGAGCTCAGGGCCCCTGGACGGCAGCGCAGCGCCGAAGCTGCCTGGCGCGCCGTCCCGTCGTCGGCGTCGCCCGAAGCCGCCGCCCACTGCGTACAACCGGTCCTCCGGCTCCACGATCGAGCTGCCCGCCGGCCATGCCGCCCAGGTCTTCCCGGTGGGTTCCAGCACGGGGTTCATCGGCGAGGCGTTCTCCATGGACAGCCTGGAGTTCATGCGCTGGGCTGCCGTCCGGTACGACGACGACCGGTTCGTTCTCGTGGTGCTGTTCACCCTCATGGGATCGCAGAAGCCCGGTGGTCTGATCGAAGCCACCCACGAGGACGTCGCCGCGGACCTCGGGTACAGCCGGCCTCACATCAGCCGCGTCTTCAACGTCCTGGAGGCCGACGGGGCTCTGCGTAAGCTCCAGCGGGGCGTCTACCAACTCAACCCGGCCGCGTCGCTCAGGGGCGGGCTCAGGGAGCCGCGCAAGGGGGAGAAGAAGCGCCCCAAGACGGGTATGGGCGACAGGGTGGAACAGCTGGACCTGTTGCGCGAGATCATGGAGGACCCGGACGCGCCCGACGCGTTCCGGGCGATGGCCGCTCCCGGCGCGAAACTGGAAGTGCGCAAGGAGTCGGATGGGGAAGGGAAGGCCACGTCATGA